A single window of Geitlerinema sp. PCC 9228 DNA harbors:
- a CDS encoding sigma-70 family RNA polymerase sigma factor, with product MFSSFARFENDCFQQWFTEPVLLRNLQRQASVADLSAANRAAQDFWVLYWYRIWQQSSPSSREQLALGHLTAYLQESCYWVAQHTARQLNGVQFGVSDCFQIAIATVPTLLARYNPNQGASLSTYAGLCFRHTIRDVLRQQREVETRSDWGLLRKASQKQIVEALQALGLGSEQIANYRLVWMAYKTCWTDRTFNNRQLSRPDGETWQAIASFYNDCQGSAVSGATVERWLQDLAGALRRYLQPTVTSLNLPKFEGGGEWQDDFPAAGEDIPWVSLMRQEELQQRRQQKAEISDRLCQAVAAIDGQNRQLLLLYYGQNCTQQQIAEQLQLKQYTVSRRLSRIKQSLLWEIASWSQESQQKKLTSSVLKEIGMALEEWLQNHLQEHAMEGSLLKE from the coding sequence ATGTTTTCGAGCTTCGCGAGGTTTGAAAACGACTGCTTCCAGCAGTGGTTCACCGAGCCCGTACTGCTACGGAACCTACAGCGACAAGCATCTGTTGCCGATCTGAGTGCGGCCAATCGCGCCGCACAGGATTTTTGGGTGCTGTATTGGTATCGCATTTGGCAGCAGAGCAGCCCGAGTTCGCGGGAACAATTGGCTTTGGGTCATTTAACCGCTTACTTACAGGAGTCGTGTTATTGGGTGGCGCAGCACACTGCCCGCCAGCTAAACGGCGTTCAATTTGGCGTATCGGACTGCTTTCAAATTGCGATCGCGACGGTTCCCACATTACTTGCCCGCTACAATCCCAATCAAGGTGCCAGCCTCAGTACCTATGCCGGATTGTGCTTTCGCCATACCATTCGCGATGTTTTACGGCAGCAGCGAGAGGTAGAAACCCGTAGCGACTGGGGTTTGTTGCGCAAGGCAAGCCAAAAGCAGATCGTGGAAGCCTTACAGGCATTGGGGTTGGGAAGCGAACAGATTGCCAACTATCGGTTGGTCTGGATGGCTTACAAAACCTGTTGGACCGATCGAACTTTCAATAACCGCCAGCTCTCCCGCCCGGATGGAGAAACCTGGCAGGCGATCGCTTCCTTTTACAACGATTGCCAAGGGTCGGCAGTTTCTGGGGCAACCGTAGAGCGGTGGTTGCAAGACCTGGCGGGAGCTTTGCGTCGGTACCTGCAACCGACGGTTACTTCCCTCAACTTACCGAAGTTTGAAGGGGGCGGCGAATGGCAGGACGATTTTCCGGCAGCCGGGGAAGATATTCCCTGGGTATCTCTGATGCGTCAGGAAGAACTGCAACAGCGGCGGCAACAAAAAGCTGAAATCAGCGATCGCTTGTGCCAAGCCGTGGCAGCCATCGACGGACAAAACCGACAATTGTTGCTGCTTTACTACGGTCAAAACTGCACCCAACAACAAATAGCCGAGCAATTACAGCTCAAGCAGTATACCGTCTCGCGGCGATTGAGCCGTATCAAACAATCTTTACTTTGGGAGATTGCCTCCTGGAGTCAAGAATCGCAGCAGAAAAAACTTACTTCCTCCGTACTCAAAGAAATTGGTATGGCTTTGGAGGAGTGGCTGCAGAACCATCTACAAGAACACGCTATGGAGGGTAGTCTCCTCAAGGAATAG